In a genomic window of Mycolicibacter heraklionensis:
- a CDS encoding ATP-dependent helicase → MSPPDRETPAPLARFSALTRDWFTGTFSAPTPAQEQAWSAIADGHNTLVVAPTGSGKTLAAFLWALDQLTERPGSGTRVLYISPLKALAVDVERNLRTPLAGIARLAAQRDLPAPGITVGVRSGDTSPARRRELVAKPPDILITTPESLFLMLTSAARETLTGVRTVIVDEVHAVAATKRGAHLALSLERLDAALARPAQRIGLSATVRPAEEVARFLSGQSPATIVAPPAAKTFELTVQVPVPDMANPAEGTVWPEVEERIVDLIEAHRSSIVFANSRRLAERLTARLNEIHAERYVDIAEPTAPLARAHHGSVSLQTRADVEEDLKSGRLRAVVATSSLELGIDMGAVDLVIQIEAPPSVASGLQRVGRAGHQVGEISSGVLIPKHRTDLLGCAVAVERMLAGQIETLAVPANPLDILAQHTVAAAALEPLDAEAWFDTVRRSAPFATLSRGVFEATLDLLSGKYPSTEFAELRPRLVYDRDTGALTGRPGAQRLAVTSGGAIPDRGLFAVYLAGAEKPSRVGELDEEMVYESRPGDVISLGATTWRITEITHDRVLVTPAPGQPGRLPFWHGDGVGRPAELGAALGAFTGELAGLAPESFDKRCAGLGFDDYAIDNLRRLLDDQRAATGAVPTDTTLVVERFRDELGDWRVVLHSPYGLRVHGPLALAVGRRLLDRYGIDEKPTASDDGIVVRLPNTDSGAVAPGAELFVFDADEIEPIVTAEVGGSALFASRFRECAARALLLPRRHPGRRTPLWQQRQRAAQLLDVARKYPTFPIVLETVRECLQDVYDVPALTALMARIAQRRVRVSQVETTTPSPFAASLLFGYVGAFMYEGDSPLAERRAAALSLDPTLLAQLLGRVELRELLDTDVITSVSAQLQHLTPEKAARDAEGVADLLRLLGPLTNDEISERAAGAQVSGWLEHLLAARRVLTVAFGGHRWWVTIEDIGRLRDGLGVAVPPGVPTGFTEPVADPLGELLGRFARTRGPFTTGQAADRFGLGVRVAADALGRLAADGRVVRGEFTDFPDSPGEQWCDTEVLRILRRRSLAALRAAIEPVSPAAYGRFLPAWQQIGGAGATGVDGLAGVIEQLAGVALPASAVEPLIFGPRVRDYSPAMLDELLASGEVLWSGAGAPAGSAPATDGWISFHTADSAPLTLSPGAPVEFTEAHRMVLDALHGGGAFFFRQLCGDASEAALKAALWELIWAGWVTGDTFAPVRAVLAGTRRATPAHRSRRPPRLSRYSVAHAAARAADPTVAGRWSALPAPEEDSTLRAHHTAELLLHRYGVLTRGAVAVEAVPGGFSTIYKVLTAFEDAGRCQRGYFIESLGAAQFALASTVDRLRGYLDGVDPARPDYHAVALAAADPANPYGAALSWPAQPGTARPGRKAGALVVLVDGELAWFVERGGRTLLNFAGVAEAQQAAAGALAQLISDRRVDGILIERVDGVPVLELHDSPTLDALTEAGFSRTPRGLRMR, encoded by the coding sequence GTGAGCCCACCAGACCGAGAGACTCCCGCCCCGCTGGCGCGGTTCTCGGCGCTGACCCGGGACTGGTTTACCGGCACCTTCAGCGCGCCGACCCCGGCGCAGGAGCAGGCCTGGTCGGCGATCGCCGACGGCCACAACACGCTCGTCGTCGCTCCAACCGGGTCCGGTAAGACGCTGGCGGCATTCCTCTGGGCGCTGGATCAACTGACCGAGCGGCCCGGTAGCGGCACCCGGGTGCTGTACATCTCGCCGCTCAAAGCGCTGGCCGTCGACGTCGAGCGCAACCTGCGCACCCCGTTGGCCGGCATCGCCCGGTTGGCCGCACAGCGCGATCTGCCCGCTCCCGGTATCACCGTGGGAGTGCGCTCGGGCGACACCTCCCCGGCGCGGCGCCGCGAGCTGGTCGCCAAGCCACCCGACATCTTGATCACTACCCCGGAGTCGCTGTTTCTGATGCTGACCTCGGCGGCGCGGGAGACGTTGACCGGGGTGCGCACAGTGATCGTCGACGAGGTGCACGCGGTGGCTGCAACCAAACGCGGCGCCCACCTGGCACTGTCCTTGGAGCGCCTCGACGCAGCACTCGCCCGACCCGCCCAACGGATTGGCTTGAGCGCCACCGTGCGTCCCGCTGAAGAAGTCGCCCGGTTCTTGTCCGGGCAGTCGCCGGCGACGATCGTGGCTCCTCCGGCCGCCAAGACGTTCGAGCTGACGGTTCAGGTCCCGGTGCCGGACATGGCCAATCCGGCCGAGGGCACCGTCTGGCCCGAGGTCGAAGAGCGCATCGTGGATCTGATCGAAGCCCACCGGTCCTCGATCGTGTTCGCCAACTCGCGACGGCTCGCTGAGCGACTGACTGCGCGGCTCAACGAGATTCACGCGGAGCGCTATGTTGACATCGCGGAGCCGACGGCACCGCTGGCCCGGGCACACCACGGCTCGGTGTCGCTGCAGACCCGAGCCGACGTCGAGGAGGACCTCAAGAGCGGGCGACTGCGCGCAGTGGTGGCGACCTCGAGCCTGGAGCTGGGTATCGATATGGGTGCGGTCGACTTGGTGATCCAGATCGAGGCGCCGCCGTCGGTGGCCAGCGGCCTGCAGCGCGTCGGTCGCGCCGGGCATCAGGTCGGCGAAATCTCTTCGGGCGTACTGATTCCCAAACATCGCACCGATCTGCTCGGGTGCGCGGTCGCGGTAGAGCGGATGCTCGCCGGCCAGATCGAAACCCTGGCAGTACCGGCCAATCCGCTGGACATACTGGCCCAGCACACGGTGGCCGCGGCCGCGCTGGAACCGCTGGACGCCGAAGCCTGGTTCGACACCGTGCGCCGCAGCGCTCCGTTCGCCACCCTGTCGCGCGGTGTCTTCGAGGCGACGCTGGACCTGCTCTCCGGCAAATACCCGTCGACCGAATTCGCCGAACTGCGGCCGCGGCTGGTCTACGACCGCGACACCGGGGCCCTGACCGGCCGGCCCGGCGCGCAACGATTGGCCGTCACCTCCGGTGGCGCCATCCCGGACCGCGGACTTTTCGCGGTGTACCTGGCGGGCGCTGAGAAGCCTTCCCGGGTCGGCGAACTCGATGAGGAGATGGTCTACGAGTCGCGTCCCGGCGATGTGATCTCGCTGGGCGCCACCACGTGGCGGATCACCGAAATCACCCACGACCGCGTGCTGGTCACGCCGGCACCCGGCCAGCCTGGCCGGCTGCCGTTCTGGCACGGTGACGGTGTCGGGCGGCCAGCCGAGCTCGGTGCGGCGCTCGGCGCGTTCACCGGCGAGTTGGCCGGACTTGCCCCTGAGTCATTCGACAAACGCTGCGCAGGTTTGGGTTTCGATGACTACGCGATCGACAACCTGAGGCGGCTACTCGACGATCAGCGCGCCGCCACCGGAGCGGTGCCCACCGACACCACGCTGGTGGTGGAGCGATTCCGCGACGAGCTCGGGGACTGGCGGGTGGTGCTGCACTCACCATACGGGCTGCGCGTGCACGGGCCGTTGGCGCTGGCCGTGGGCCGCAGGCTGCTCGACCGCTACGGCATCGACGAGAAGCCGACGGCCTCCGACGACGGCATCGTGGTCCGGCTGCCCAACACCGACTCCGGTGCAGTCGCCCCCGGCGCCGAACTGTTCGTGTTCGACGCGGACGAGATCGAGCCGATCGTCACCGCCGAGGTGGGCGGTTCGGCGTTGTTCGCCTCCCGGTTCCGGGAATGCGCGGCCCGGGCATTGCTGTTGCCGCGCCGGCATCCCGGCCGTCGGACACCGTTGTGGCAGCAACGCCAGCGGGCCGCCCAACTGCTGGACGTGGCGCGCAAGTATCCGACGTTCCCGATCGTGCTGGAGACCGTGCGGGAATGCCTGCAGGACGTCTACGACGTGCCCGCCCTGACCGCGCTGATGGCCCGGATCGCCCAACGCCGGGTGCGGGTGTCCCAGGTCGAGACCACCACCCCGTCACCGTTCGCGGCGTCGTTGCTGTTCGGCTACGTCGGGGCATTCATGTACGAAGGCGACAGCCCGCTGGCCGAGCGCCGCGCGGCGGCCCTGTCACTGGACCCCACCCTGCTGGCGCAATTGCTCGGCCGAGTCGAGCTGCGCGAGCTGCTCGACACCGACGTGATCACCAGCGTCAGCGCTCAACTGCAGCATCTGACGCCGGAGAAGGCCGCCCGCGACGCGGAGGGGGTGGCCGATCTGCTGCGGCTGCTCGGTCCGCTCACCAATGACGAGATCAGCGAGCGGGCCGCAGGTGCGCAGGTGAGCGGTTGGCTGGAACATCTGTTGGCCGCCCGGCGGGTGCTGACGGTGGCATTCGGCGGGCACCGCTGGTGGGTGACGATCGAGGACATCGGCCGGCTGCGCGACGGCCTCGGCGTTGCGGTGCCGCCCGGGGTGCCGACGGGCTTCACCGAACCGGTCGCAGACCCGCTGGGCGAGCTGCTGGGCCGCTTCGCCCGCACCCGGGGGCCGTTCACCACCGGGCAGGCCGCGGACCGGTTCGGGCTGGGAGTGCGGGTGGCGGCCGATGCGCTGGGCCGACTGGCCGCCGACGGACGGGTGGTGCGTGGCGAGTTCACCGACTTCCCGGACTCCCCCGGCGAACAGTGGTGTGACACCGAGGTGCTGCGGATCCTGCGGCGCCGGTCACTGGCCGCGTTGCGCGCGGCGATCGAGCCGGTGTCGCCGGCCGCCTACGGGCGCTTCCTGCCGGCCTGGCAGCAGATCGGCGGTGCTGGCGCCACCGGTGTCGACGGGCTGGCCGGGGTGATCGAGCAACTGGCCGGCGTAGCGCTGCCGGCGTCGGCGGTCGAGCCGTTGATATTCGGCCCGCGGGTGCGCGACTACTCACCGGCCATGCTCGATGAACTGCTGGCCTCCGGGGAGGTGCTCTGGTCGGGCGCGGGCGCCCCGGCCGGCAGCGCCCCGGCGACCGACGGCTGGATCAGCTTTCACACCGCCGATTCGGCGCCGCTGACGTTGTCACCCGGGGCGCCGGTCGAATTCACCGAGGCCCACCGGATGGTCTTGGACGCCCTGCACGGCGGCGGTGCGTTCTTCTTCCGTCAACTGTGCGGTGACGCAAGCGAGGCGGCTCTGAAAGCCGCACTGTGGGAGCTGATCTGGGCGGGATGGGTCACCGGCGATACCTTCGCTCCGGTGCGCGCGGTGCTGGCCGGCACCCGGCGCGCCACCCCGGCGCACCGCAGCAGGCGCCCACCCCGGCTCAGTCGCTACAGCGTGGCGCACGCCGCTGCCCGCGCCGCCGACCCGACGGTAGCCGGACGCTGGTCGGCTCTGCCGGCACCGGAAGAGGATTCCACCCTGCGGGCACACCACACCGCCGAGCTGTTGCTGCACCGCTACGGCGTGCTGACCCGCGGCGCGGTGGCCGTCGAGGCCGTACCGGGCGGTTTTTCCACCATTTACAAGGTGCTGACCGCGTTCGAGGACGCCGGGCGATGCCAGCGTGGCTATTTCATCGAGTCGTTGGGGGCAGCACAGTTCGCGCTGGCCTCCACCGTGGACCGGCTGCGTGGCTACCTCGACGGTGTCGACCCGGCCCGTCCGGACTACCACGCGGTCGCGCTGGCCGCCGCCGACCCGGCCAACCCGTACGGCGCGGCGCTGAGCTGGCCGGCGCAGCCGGGAACGGCCCGGCCGGGTCGCAAGGCAGGCGCGCTGGTGGTGCTGGTCGACGGTGAACTGGCGTGGTTCGTCGAGCGGGGTGGCCGCACACTGCTCAACTTCGCCGGTGTCGCCGAGGCGCAGCAGGCCGCCGCCGGGGCATTGGCTCAGCTGATCAGCGATCGGCGGGTCGACGGGATTCTCATCGAGCGGGTCGACGGCGTACCGGTACTGGAGCTGCACGATTCGCCGACGCTGGACGCGTTGACCGAGGCCGGGTTCTCCCGTACGCCACGCGGATTGCGGATGCGCTGA
- the nei2 gene encoding endonuclease VIII Nei2: protein MPEGDTVFHTATVLATALAGKTLTRCDVRVPRYADIDLSGQRVDEVVSRGKHLFIRVGPASIHSHLKMEGSWRIGRRPADHRARIILEAGPVRATGVDLGVLEVLDRRHDGDVVAHLGPDLLGADWDPTVAADRLIADPQRPLASALLDQTVMAGIGNVYCNELCFIVGRLPTTPVAELNDPGRLVSRAREMLWANRLRWSRCTTGDTRPGRQLWVYGRAGLPCRRCGTAVESDRNGERIRFWCSSCQR from the coding sequence ATGCCCGAGGGGGACACCGTTTTCCACACCGCGACGGTGCTGGCCACCGCGTTGGCGGGAAAGACCTTGACCCGCTGCGATGTCCGGGTCCCGCGGTACGCCGATATCGATCTGAGCGGACAGCGGGTCGACGAGGTGGTCAGCCGCGGCAAGCACCTGTTCATCCGCGTCGGTCCGGCCAGCATCCATTCGCATCTGAAAATGGAGGGCAGTTGGCGAATCGGACGCCGGCCAGCCGATCATCGAGCGCGAATCATCCTGGAGGCCGGCCCTGTTCGCGCCACCGGCGTCGATCTGGGTGTGCTGGAGGTGCTGGATCGCCGCCATGACGGTGACGTCGTCGCGCACTTGGGTCCGGATCTGCTCGGCGCCGACTGGGATCCGACTGTGGCCGCAGACCGCCTGATCGCCGACCCTCAGCGTCCACTGGCATCGGCACTGTTGGATCAGACGGTGATGGCCGGGATCGGCAACGTCTACTGCAACGAGTTGTGCTTCATCGTGGGCCGGTTGCCGACGACGCCTGTTGCGGAACTGAACGATCCGGGTCGGCTGGTATCGCGGGCACGCGAGATGTTGTGGGCGAATCGGCTGCGATGGTCGCGCTGCACCACCGGCGACACCCGGCCGGGCCGACAGCTGTGGGTGTACGGCCGAGCCGGTCTGCCGTGTCGGCGATGTGGTACCGCTGTGGAGTCCGACCGCAATGGCGAGCGGATTCGGTTCTGGTGTTCGTCATGTCAGCGGTGA